In a genomic window of Flavobacterium lipolyticum:
- the prs gene encoding ribose-phosphate diphosphokinase, with amino-acid sequence MILNLDPKFTPILNKEEIKFQSFTFSGGEPHIKINPDFDNTQKVTITHRLNSFNDLGLLCITVDALRRMEVKIIDLFMPYFPAARQDRVMIKGESLSVKVYADIINALQLNKVFVFDAHSEVTPALVNNCEVIPNHTFIAAVLKVIGENVKLISPDGGALKKIYKVSEFLGGIEVVECSKSRDVKTGRLSGFKVYEDDLNGMDCLIVDDICDGGGTFVGLAEELKKKNAGKLYLAVSHGIFNKGFEVLDCFDAIFTTNSVKDFEGESVQVIGLDQLI; translated from the coding sequence ATGATACTTAATTTAGACCCAAAATTCACTCCAATTCTTAATAAAGAAGAAATAAAATTCCAAAGCTTTACATTTTCAGGAGGAGAACCACATATTAAAATCAATCCTGATTTTGATAATACCCAAAAAGTAACCATCACACACCGATTAAATTCATTCAACGATTTAGGTTTATTGTGCATCACAGTAGATGCATTGCGCAGAATGGAGGTTAAAATAATTGATCTTTTTATGCCCTATTTTCCTGCAGCAAGACAGGATCGTGTTATGATTAAAGGGGAATCTTTATCTGTAAAAGTATATGCTGATATCATTAATGCACTTCAGTTGAATAAAGTATTTGTTTTTGATGCGCATTCTGAAGTGACTCCGGCCTTAGTAAACAATTGCGAAGTGATTCCGAATCATACTTTTATTGCAGCGGTTTTGAAAGTCATTGGCGAAAACGTAAAATTAATTTCTCCGGACGGCGGAGCATTAAAGAAAATTTACAAAGTTTCTGAATTTCTTGGAGGTATTGAAGTAGTAGAATGCAGCAAAAGTCGTGATGTAAAAACCGGAAGACTATCTGGTTTTAAAGTTTATGAAGACGATCTAAACGGAATGGACTGTTTAATTGTAGATGATATTTGCGACGGAGGAGGAACTTTCGTAGGGCTGGCTGAAGAATTAAAAAAGAAAAATGCCGGAAAATTGTATTTGGCCGTAAGCCACGGAATTTTTAATAAAGGTTTTGAAGTTTTGGATTGTTTCGATGCCATTTTTACCACCAATTCAGTAAAAGACTTCGAAGGTGAAAGCGTTCAGGTGATTGGATTGGATCAATTAATTTAA
- a CDS encoding NUDIX hydrolase, producing the protein MENFQNIRIAVDAIVFGYKNNSLYVLLIEQKFGSADKYWALPGGLVKQDESLSEAVIRELHEETSVQLTFMEQLYTFGDDIHRDSRNRVISVAYYALVDASGLEIKADTDAERVQWFKIDEIPDLAFDHNIIVKTAITRLKAKLTYEPVGFDLLPQEFLFSDLENLYCTILEKEIDRRNFRKKILSYGFLDQTDHFSPVKSGRPAKLFKFNDLKYKELIEKGFHFEIKFA; encoded by the coding sequence ATGGAAAATTTTCAAAATATTCGAATTGCGGTTGATGCCATTGTGTTTGGATATAAGAACAACAGTTTGTATGTGCTTTTAATTGAGCAAAAATTTGGCTCTGCCGATAAGTATTGGGCTTTACCGGGTGGATTAGTAAAACAGGACGAATCTTTAAGTGAAGCTGTGATTAGGGAGTTGCATGAAGAGACCAGCGTTCAGCTTACTTTTATGGAGCAGCTGTATACTTTTGGAGATGACATTCACCGGGACTCCAGAAATCGCGTAATTTCAGTTGCCTATTATGCTTTAGTAGATGCCTCAGGTCTGGAAATTAAAGCCGATACCGATGCCGAACGCGTGCAATGGTTTAAAATTGATGAGATCCCTGATCTGGCATTCGATCATAATATAATCGTAAAAACTGCCATAACAAGATTAAAAGCAAAACTGACTTATGAACCCGTTGGTTTTGATTTACTTCCGCAGGAATTTCTGTTTTCTGACCTCGAGAATCTTTACTGTACCATTTTGGAGAAAGAAATAGACCGTCGAAATTTCAGAAAGAAGATACTCAGCTACGGCTTTTTAGATCAAACCGATCATTTTTCGCCAGTTAAAAGTGGGCGTCCTGCAAAACTTTTCAAGTTTAATGATTTGAAATATAAAGAGTTAATTGAAAAAGGGTTTCACTTTGAAATAAAGTTTGCGTAA
- a CDS encoding PKD domain-containing protein, whose protein sequence is MKKIASILMLALIFYTANSCSKHDDEVILDCFAEAIYVKLHNSTDATNPKLMNYSVGYSGTGTLVSVNWTFGDGTTGTGKDITHLYPAAGTYEVKAEVTVAKDGANCTSIPKRNVTIN, encoded by the coding sequence ATGAAAAAGATTGCATCAATTTTAATGCTTGCCCTGATATTTTATACGGCTAATTCTTGTAGCAAACATGACGACGAGGTTATCTTGGATTGTTTTGCAGAAGCAATTTATGTAAAATTGCACAATTCTACAGATGCTACTAATCCAAAATTAATGAACTATTCTGTTGGATATAGCGGAACCGGAACTTTAGTTAGTGTAAATTGGACATTTGGAGACGGGACTACCGGAACAGGTAAAGATATTACACATCTTTATCCGGCAGCAGGAACCTATGAAGTTAAAGCGGAAGTTACAGTTGCAAAAGATGGTGCAAATTGTACTTCTATTCCAAAGAGAAACGTAACAATAAACTAG
- a CDS encoding LysR family transcriptional regulator codes for MVNLEWYRTFKAVYKNGNFSIAAKELFMSQPAVSQQISMLEAHVGNKLFNRKSKGVEPTEYAKLLNNLIIDALDRLENVESSFRAKAEDANRLISVGISKNLFNCIGNLLIAKFDLIDFTFAENDVLFELVDAKKLDFAITTKRFDTFDTVYEIVGKIKLIMVAPVRLDGTEFRQKLKSDNYTEVEQWLNEQKWYSHDARIPHIKLFWLHAFNKKRPSMVPNYIIPSESEMLRMLSDNEGVAITWNCNARKYIKENKLQLLWNSFYVPEEYVYLLTAKNNNLNSFFEIISKELKLFFGNRL; via the coding sequence ATGGTGAATTTGGAGTGGTACAGAACCTTTAAAGCTGTATATAAAAACGGGAATTTTTCTATCGCTGCAAAAGAGTTATTTATGAGTCAGCCTGCGGTGAGCCAGCAAATCTCTATGCTGGAAGCACATGTTGGAAATAAATTGTTCAATCGAAAGTCAAAAGGCGTAGAACCAACGGAATACGCTAAGTTACTGAATAATTTAATTATAGATGCGCTGGATCGGCTTGAAAATGTAGAAAGCAGCTTTCGGGCAAAAGCGGAAGATGCCAATCGGCTAATCTCTGTTGGGATCTCCAAAAATCTTTTTAATTGTATTGGAAACCTGTTGATTGCTAAGTTCGATTTGATCGATTTTACTTTTGCAGAAAACGATGTGCTTTTTGAGTTAGTGGATGCCAAAAAGCTTGACTTCGCAATTACCACAAAAAGATTTGACACCTTTGATACGGTCTACGAAATTGTGGGGAAAATTAAGCTCATCATGGTGGCACCAGTACGTTTGGACGGAACAGAGTTCCGTCAGAAATTAAAATCAGATAATTATACGGAAGTAGAGCAGTGGCTCAATGAACAAAAATGGTACAGTCACGATGCCAGAATTCCACATATAAAGTTATTTTGGCTACACGCTTTTAATAAAAAAAGGCCCTCTATGGTTCCGAACTATATTATTCCGTCTGAATCTGAAATGTTAAGGATGTTATCCGATAATGAAGGAGTAGCGATAACCTGGAACTGCAATGCACGAAAATATATTAAAGAAAATAAATTGCAGTTATTATGGAATAGTTTTTACGTACCGGAAGAGTATGTGTACCTGCTAACCGCTAAAAACAATAATCTGAATTCGTTTTTTGAAATTATTTCCAAAGAGTTAAAATTGTTTTTTGGTAACAGATTATGA
- a CDS encoding type 1 glutamine amidotransferase domain-containing protein, with product MKKITLLTIIAFSAFSTSAIAQKATKKSTKKVLFVVTSNDKLGNTGEKTGFWSEEFAAPYYELLDQGVEITIASPLGGQPPIDPKSADPASATEDTKRFDADKTLQEKLKHTHKLSTINQKGYDAVFYPGGHGPLWDLVEDKSSIALIESFYTHKKPVAFVCHAPAVLKNVKVKGEFLVKGKKVTGFTNAEEEAVGLTKVVPFLLEDALTKNGAIFSKAANWQPYAVEDGLLITGQNPASSKLVAGKLLQQLN from the coding sequence ATGAAAAAGATAACCTTACTTACGATTATAGCCTTTAGTGCTTTTAGTACTTCAGCTATAGCACAAAAAGCAACGAAAAAAAGCACCAAAAAAGTACTATTTGTTGTGACCAGTAACGATAAACTGGGAAATACAGGAGAGAAAACCGGATTTTGGTCAGAAGAATTTGCTGCACCTTATTACGAATTGTTAGATCAGGGCGTCGAGATTACAATTGCTTCTCCACTAGGAGGTCAGCCTCCAATTGATCCTAAAAGTGCCGATCCGGCATCGGCCACTGAAGACACCAAACGTTTTGACGCCGATAAAACTTTACAGGAGAAGTTAAAACACACCCATAAACTTTCTACGATCAACCAGAAAGGTTATGATGCTGTTTTTTACCCGGGAGGTCATGGTCCGCTTTGGGATTTGGTAGAGGATAAAAGTTCCATTGCTTTAATTGAATCTTTCTATACTCATAAAAAACCTGTTGCTTTTGTTTGTCATGCTCCGGCAGTCTTAAAAAACGTAAAAGTTAAAGGCGAATTTTTAGTAAAAGGCAAAAAAGTAACCGGTTTCACAAATGCCGAAGAAGAAGCGGTGGGCTTAACCAAAGTAGTTCCGTTCTTATTGGAAGATGCTTTGACCAAAAATGGTGCTATCTTTTCGAAAGCAGCCAACTGGCAACCTTATGCTGTAGAAGATGGACTTTTAATCACCGGACAAAACCCTGCTTCGTCTAAATTAGTAGCTGGAAAATTGTTACAGCAATTGAATTAA
- a CDS encoding iron-containing alcohol dehydrogenase, with the protein MLNFELYNPTNLIFGKGQIEKLSTLVPKDAKILLAYGGGSIFKNGIHEQVIQNLKGFDIVEFGGIEPNPHFETLIKAVAVIKAEKIDFILAVGGGSVIDGVKFISAAVNFDGDPIDILQKRLLIKENAMPFGTVLTLPATGSEMNSGAVVTIEATQEKLAFGGSALFPKFSICDPTVIASLPKRQLQNGVVDAYTHVMEQYLTYPHEGYLQDRIAEGILQTLIEVGPKVVENPTDYALASNFMWSCTMALNGLIQKGVPSDWATHMIGHELTALYGIDHARTLAIIGPSLYQIMFETKKEKLAQYGRRIFNLTGSDDEVAKEAINQTVAFFHTMGMDTKLSQYTDDYSKTADFIVNRFNERGWKGLGEKQLITLDKVKSIVEMSY; encoded by the coding sequence ATGCTAAACTTTGAATTATACAATCCGACGAATTTAATTTTCGGAAAAGGACAAATTGAAAAACTTTCTACTCTGGTTCCTAAAGATGCCAAAATCTTATTGGCCTATGGTGGTGGAAGTATTTTTAAAAACGGAATTCACGAACAGGTGATTCAAAACTTAAAAGGTTTCGATATTGTAGAATTTGGCGGAATCGAACCCAATCCGCATTTTGAAACGCTGATTAAAGCGGTTGCTGTGATCAAAGCTGAAAAAATTGATTTTATCTTAGCTGTTGGCGGTGGTTCCGTAATCGATGGTGTAAAATTTATTTCAGCAGCTGTAAATTTCGACGGAGATCCGATTGATATTCTGCAAAAACGATTACTTATTAAAGAAAACGCTATGCCTTTCGGAACTGTTCTGACTTTACCTGCAACAGGAAGTGAAATGAATTCGGGAGCGGTTGTCACTATTGAGGCAACTCAGGAAAAACTTGCTTTTGGCGGAAGCGCTCTTTTCCCTAAATTTTCAATTTGCGATCCGACTGTAATTGCTTCGTTACCAAAAAGACAATTACAAAATGGCGTTGTGGATGCTTATACGCACGTAATGGAGCAATACCTGACTTATCCGCACGAAGGTTATTTACAAGACCGCATTGCCGAAGGAATTTTACAGACGTTAATTGAAGTTGGTCCAAAAGTGGTTGAAAATCCTACCGATTATGCTTTGGCTTCTAATTTTATGTGGAGCTGTACCATGGCTTTAAACGGATTGATTCAAAAAGGAGTTCCTTCAGACTGGGCAACTCACATGATCGGACACGAATTAACAGCCTTATACGGAATTGATCATGCCAGAACTTTGGCAATCATCGGACCTAGTTTATACCAAATCATGTTTGAGACCAAAAAAGAAAAACTTGCCCAATACGGCAGAAGAATTTTCAACTTAACGGGTTCTGACGATGAAGTAGCGAAAGAAGCCATCAATCAAACGGTAGCATTTTTCCATACTATGGGAATGGATACTAAACTTTCGCAATACACAGACGATTATAGCAAAACGGCTGATTTTATTGTAAACCGATTTAATGAAAGAGGCTGGAAAGGTTTGGGCGAAAAACAACTAATTACTTTAGACAAAGTAAAATCGATTGTTGAAATGAGCTACTAA
- a CDS encoding NAD(P)H-dependent glycerol-3-phosphate dehydrogenase has translation MSENLKFAVIGGGSWATAIAKMLCVNLSEIAWYMRNDAAIEHIQKYKHNPNYLSSVEFDTAKLKLTNNINEAVAYADYVIFAIPSAFLDGELKNLTVSLSDKIIFSAIKGIVPETSLIVGEHFHIQYDIPYYNIGVITGPCHAEEVALERLSYLTIACGDPEKASIVAKHLSGNYIKAKISDDIIGTEYAAMLKNIYAIAAGIAHGLGYGDNFQSVMMSNGIREMKKFIRKVHKMKRNINDSAYLGDLLVTGYSVFSRNRMFGNMIGKGYTVKSAMMEMSMVAEGYYATKSAYKLNQGYGAKTPIIDAVYAVLYEGKDAKSVFKKLTESLD, from the coding sequence ATGAGTGAAAATTTAAAATTTGCAGTAATTGGAGGAGGAAGCTGGGCAACGGCAATTGCAAAGATGTTATGTGTAAATCTTTCAGAAATTGCCTGGTACATGCGTAATGATGCTGCTATCGAACACATTCAGAAATACAAACACAATCCGAATTACTTAAGTTCGGTTGAATTTGATACGGCAAAACTTAAACTGACCAATAATATTAATGAAGCAGTTGCCTATGCAGATTATGTAATTTTTGCAATTCCTTCTGCTTTTTTAGATGGTGAATTGAAAAACTTAACGGTTTCATTGTCTGATAAAATTATCTTTTCTGCTATTAAAGGAATCGTTCCTGAAACAAGTTTGATTGTTGGAGAACATTTTCATATTCAATACGACATTCCCTACTACAATATCGGTGTAATTACAGGTCCATGCCATGCTGAAGAAGTAGCATTAGAAAGACTTTCTTACTTAACAATTGCCTGTGGAGATCCGGAAAAAGCTTCAATCGTAGCAAAACATTTGTCCGGAAATTATATCAAAGCCAAAATCTCAGACGATATTATTGGTACTGAATATGCGGCAATGCTTAAAAACATTTATGCTATTGCAGCCGGAATTGCTCACGGATTAGGTTATGGAGATAACTTTCAATCGGTTATGATGAGTAACGGAATTCGCGAGATGAAGAAATTTATCCGCAAAGTTCATAAAATGAAACGTAACATCAATGACTCCGCTTATTTAGGCGATTTATTGGTTACAGGTTACTCTGTGTTCTCAAGAAACAGAATGTTCGGAAATATGATTGGTAAAGGCTATACGGTAAAAAGTGCGATGATGGAGATGAGTATGGTGGCCGAAGGTTATTACGCCACTAAAAGCGCTTATAAACTAAATCAGGGCTATGGTGCAAAAACGCCAATTATCGATGCTGTCTACGCTGTTTTATACGAAGGAAAAGATGCAAAATCGGTTTTCAAAAAATTAACGGAGTCTTTGGATTAG